The following proteins are co-located in the Clostridiales bacterium genome:
- a CDS encoding phosphopyruvate hydratase yields the protein MSYIEDVIARELLDSRGNPTIEVEIFLEDGSTGSAIVPSGASTGIFEAVELRDGDKSRYLGKGVQTAVDNVNNIIAEEIIGMNIFDQVGLDKALIALDGTPNKGKLGANAILGVSMAAAHAAANSLGLPLFQYIGGVNGKLLPVPMMNILNGGQHADNNVDIQEFMVMPIGAPSFKEGLRMGTEIFHSLKAVLKGKGLNTAVGDEGGFAPNLSSNEEAIEVIVEAIKKAGYVPGTDVKIALDVASSGMYDKDTKTYNFEGEGVKRTTAEMVDFYDQLTSKYPIISIEDGLDEDDWEGWKLLTDRLGKRVQLVGDDLFVTNTERLSKGIELGVANSILIKVNQIGTLTETLDAIEMAKKAGYTAIVSHRSGESEDVTIADIVVGINAGQIKTGAPSRTDRVAKYNQLLRLEELLDTAAQYAGSSAFYNLK from the coding sequence ATGTCATATATTGAAGATGTAATTGCACGTGAGTTACTTGATTCAAGAGGAAATCCTACAATTGAAGTTGAAATTTTTCTGGAAGACGGAAGCACAGGAAGCGCGATTGTTCCTTCCGGTGCATCCACTGGTATCTTCGAAGCTGTTGAGCTTCGTGACGGAGACAAGAGCAGATACCTTGGAAAGGGAGTTCAGACTGCAGTTGACAATGTAAACAACATCATTGCTGAAGAAATCATCGGCATGAATATTTTTGACCAGGTAGGTCTTGACAAGGCGCTGATCGCTCTTGACGGAACACCGAATAAGGGCAAGCTCGGAGCAAACGCGATTTTGGGCGTATCCATGGCAGCTGCTCATGCAGCGGCAAACTCCCTTGGCCTTCCGCTGTTCCAGTATATCGGAGGCGTTAACGGTAAGCTTCTTCCCGTACCGATGATGAACATCTTAAACGGCGGGCAGCATGCCGACAACAATGTTGATATTCAGGAATTCATGGTAATGCCTATTGGCGCTCCTTCCTTCAAAGAAGGTCTGAGAATGGGTACAGAAATATTCCACAGCCTGAAAGCTGTTCTGAAGGGCAAAGGCCTTAACACCGCTGTTGGTGATGAAGGCGGATTCGCTCCAAACCTTTCTTCCAACGAAGAGGCTATTGAAGTCATCGTTGAAGCGATCAAAAAGGCTGGATATGTACCAGGAACTGATGTGAAGATTGCTCTTGACGTTGCTTCCTCCGGAATGTATGACAAAGATACCAAAACCTACAATTTTGAAGGTGAAGGCGTAAAAAGAACCACTGCTGAAATGGTGGACTTCTATGACCAGCTTACATCAAAATATCCGATCATCTCCATTGAAGACGGATTGGATGAAGACGATTGGGAAGGATGGAAACTCCTGACAGACAGACTTGGCAAGAGAGTTCAGCTGGTTGGAGATGACCTGTTTGTAACGAATACCGAAAGACTTTCCAAGGGAATTGAACTTGGTGTAGCAAACTCCATCCTGATCAAGGTAAACCAGATCGGAACCCTGACTGAAACTCTTGATGCAATCGAAATGGCGAAAAAGGCTGGTTATACTGCCATCGTTTCTCACCGTTCCGGCGAATCAGAAGATGTTACCATCGCTGATATCGTAGTCGGAATTAACGCTGGACAGATCAAGACTGGTGCTCCTTCCAGAACAGATAGAGTTGCGAAATACAATCAGCTCCTCAGACTGGAAGAACTCCTCGATACAGCAGCACAGTATGCTGGAAGCAGTGCGTTCTATAATTTAAAATAA
- a CDS encoding sodium-translocating pyrophosphatase, with protein sequence MNVLAVLAPVSAVIALIFAYGLSSWIGKMDEGTDRMREISGYIREGAMAFLRREYKTMAVVILVLFLVLGFGIDWLTAVLYVFGALFSVLAGYCGMRVATKGNVRTASAAMSGGMNKALKVAFRSGAVMGLCVVGLGLLGIGGVFVLFGVESASVITGFGLGASSMALFGRVGGGIYTKAADVGADLVGKVEAGIPEDDPRNPAVIADNVGDNVGDVAGMGSDLFESYVGSIISAITLAVVMPSIKPTFGYEFDLPPLAGSVFPLVLSAIGIIASIIGIMCVRGNEKSNPAAALNAGTYISSAIVVVFSFVLSWVFFANFNCAIAIIAGLIVGIAIGKLTEFYTSGDYKHVKKISEQCQTGPATTIISGFGVGMLSTVWPIIMIAVGILVANAFAGLYGIALAAVGMLSTTGMVVAVDAYGPVSDNAGGIAEMSKLPKEVRMITDKLDAVGNTTAAIGKGFAIGSAALTALALFASYSQLAGLESISLLEPMVIAGLFIGAMLPFLFSALTMNSVGKAAYQMIEEVRRQFHCDAGIMEGTCKPDYARCVDISTKAALKEMMAPGLLAIIAPMAVGIIMGTEALGGMLAGALSSGVLVAIMMANAGGAWDNAKKYIEEGHFGGKGSESHKAAVVGDTVGDPFKDTAGPSINILIKLMTIVAVVFAPVFVAIGGLL encoded by the coding sequence ATGAATGTTTTAGCCGTTTTAGCACCTGTATCTGCCGTCATAGCGTTAATTTTCGCCTATGGCTTATCGTCCTGGATAGGAAAAATGGACGAGGGCACTGACCGTATGCGCGAAATTTCAGGCTATATCAGAGAAGGCGCCATGGCGTTCCTGAGAAGAGAATATAAGACAATGGCGGTAGTTATCCTTGTCTTATTTTTGGTTTTAGGGTTCGGCATTGATTGGCTTACAGCGGTGCTGTATGTTTTTGGTGCGCTTTTTTCGGTTCTGGCAGGTTACTGCGGCATGCGTGTTGCCACAAAGGGTAATGTTCGTACAGCAAGTGCGGCCATGAGCGGTGGCATGAATAAGGCACTTAAGGTAGCCTTTAGAAGCGGGGCCGTAATGGGTCTGTGTGTAGTAGGTCTGGGACTCCTCGGTATCGGAGGAGTTTTTGTTCTATTTGGGGTAGAATCAGCCTCGGTAATTACGGGGTTCGGACTGGGAGCTTCCTCCATGGCCTTGTTTGGTCGTGTTGGAGGCGGGATCTATACAAAGGCTGCAGACGTTGGTGCTGACCTGGTTGGTAAGGTTGAAGCCGGGATTCCTGAGGATGATCCGAGAAATCCCGCTGTTATTGCAGACAATGTTGGAGACAATGTCGGCGATGTAGCAGGAATGGGCTCTGATCTGTTTGAATCCTATGTAGGTTCTATTATCTCTGCCATCACTCTTGCTGTAGTGATGCCTTCGATCAAGCCGACTTTTGGCTATGAATTCGACCTGCCTCCTCTGGCAGGATCAGTATTTCCCCTTGTATTATCTGCAATCGGAATCATTGCTTCCATTATAGGAATTATGTGTGTAAGGGGCAATGAGAAATCCAATCCTGCTGCTGCTTTGAATGCAGGAACTTATATCAGCAGCGCAATAGTCGTTGTTTTCTCTTTCGTGTTAAGTTGGGTTTTCTTTGCCAACTTCAACTGTGCCATAGCGATTATCGCGGGTCTTATCGTCGGAATTGCTATTGGGAAACTCACAGAATTCTATACCTCCGGTGACTACAAGCACGTTAAAAAAATATCAGAACAGTGCCAGACAGGACCGGCAACGACAATTATCAGTGGTTTTGGCGTTGGTATGCTTTCCACTGTATGGCCTATCATCATGATTGCAGTGGGAATCCTTGTTGCTAATGCATTTGCTGGATTATACGGAATTGCACTGGCGGCAGTAGGCATGTTGTCTACCACAGGTATGGTTGTTGCAGTTGATGCTTATGGACCTGTATCTGATAACGCAGGTGGTATTGCTGAGATGTCTAAGCTTCCAAAGGAAGTCAGAATGATAACGGACAAGCTCGATGCAGTTGGAAATACAACAGCTGCAATTGGAAAAGGCTTTGCAATCGGTTCGGCAGCGCTCACTGCACTGGCACTGTTTGCTTCCTATTCTCAGCTTGCTGGATTAGAGTCCATTAGCTTGCTTGAGCCAATGGTTATCGCAGGTCTCTTTATTGGAGCAATGCTTCCTTTCCTTTTCTCTGCTTTGACTATGAACTCTGTGGGAAAAGCAGCATATCAGATGATTGAAGAAGTAAGAAGACAGTTCCACTGTGATGCAGGTATCATGGAGGGCACCTGTAAACCTGATTATGCAAGATGTGTTGATATCAGCACAAAGGCGGCATTGAAAGAAATGATGGCGCCGGGATTGCTTGCAATCATTGCACCCATGGCTGTAGGAATCATTATGGGAACAGAAGCTCTGGGCGGAATGCTTGCCGGAGCTCTTTCCTCAGGCGTACTGGTTGCTATTATGATGGCAAATGCAGGAGGCGCTTGGGACAACGCAAAAAAATACATAGAAGAAGGACATTTCGGAGGCAAGGGCAGTGAGTCACACAAAGCTGCCGTTGTTGGAGATACTGTAGGAGATCCCTTTAAGGATACTGCTGGTCCTTCCATTAATATCCTCATTAAGCTGATGACCATTGTTGCGGTTGTATTCGCACCGGTCTTCGTAGCGATCGGCGGTCTGCTGTAA
- a CDS encoding phosphoglycerate kinase: MKKTVRDIDVKGKKVIVRCDFNVPQDKEGNITDDIRITSALPTISYLIEQGAKVILMSHLGRPDGEANMKYTLKPVADRLSELLGKSVLFISAPEVVSEEVSKAAAGLAEGEVMLLENVRFRKEETKNGENFSRELADLAELFVNDAFGTAHRAHSSTAGVADYLPAVSGFLIEKEVKFLGSAVEAPERPFVAIMGGAKVKDKILVIENLLAKVDTLIIGGGMAFTFLKAKGYEIGKSLLDAERIDYATELMKKAEEKGVKILLPIDVVAAKEFSNDVETAEFEADAIPAEWMGLDVGPKSAQLFSEELKNAKTVIWNGPVGAFEMSNFAQGTIAVAKALAETDAVTIIGGGDSAAAVEQFGYADKMTHISTGGGASLEFLEGKELPGIAVLQDK, encoded by the coding sequence ATGAAAAAAACAGTAAGAGACATTGACGTTAAGGGTAAAAAAGTGATCGTTCGCTGTGATTTCAATGTACCACAGGACAAAGAAGGTAACATCACAGACGATATCCGAATTACAAGCGCCCTGCCTACAATCAGCTATCTGATCGAACAAGGGGCCAAGGTGATTCTCATGTCTCATCTGGGCAGACCTGACGGTGAAGCCAATATGAAATATACCCTAAAGCCGGTTGCAGACAGACTGTCCGAGCTTCTGGGAAAGAGTGTCCTGTTTATCAGTGCTCCCGAAGTAGTCAGCGAGGAAGTTTCCAAGGCTGCAGCGGGTCTTGCTGAAGGCGAAGTGATGCTTTTAGAAAACGTTAGATTCCGCAAGGAAGAAACCAAGAACGGAGAAAATTTCTCCAGGGAGCTCGCGGATCTGGCTGAACTCTTTGTGAACGATGCTTTCGGCACTGCTCACAGAGCACACTCATCAACCGCAGGCGTAGCAGATTACCTGCCTGCAGTATCCGGCTTTCTCATTGAAAAGGAAGTTAAATTTCTGGGAAGCGCGGTGGAAGCACCTGAAAGACCGTTCGTTGCTATCATGGGCGGTGCAAAGGTTAAGGACAAGATTCTCGTCATCGAGAATCTGCTTGCCAAGGTTGATACGCTGATCATCGGCGGAGGAATGGCATTTACCTTCCTAAAAGCAAAAGGCTATGAAATCGGCAAGTCCTTGCTGGATGCTGAAAGAATTGACTATGCGACAGAGCTGATGAAAAAAGCTGAGGAAAAGGGTGTAAAAATCCTTCTCCCGATAGACGTTGTGGCAGCCAAAGAATTCAGCAACGATGTTGAAACGGCTGAATTTGAAGCAGATGCCATTCCTGCGGAATGGATGGGTCTTGATGTAGGACCTAAGTCTGCGCAGCTTTTCAGTGAAGAGTTGAAGAATGCAAAAACTGTCATTTGGAATGGTCCCGTTGGAGCATTCGAAATGTCCAACTTTGCACAGGGAACCATTGCAGTAGCAAAGGCTCTTGCTGAGACAGATGCGGTTACCATCATTGGCGGCGGAGATTCTGCTGCTGCTGTGGAACAGTTCGGCTATGCTGATAAAATGACCCACATATCCACCGGCGGCGGTGCTTCGCTGGAATTCCTGGAAGGCAAGGAACTGCCGGGAATCGCTGTATTGCAGGATAAGTAA
- the trmL gene encoding tRNA (uridine(34)/cytosine(34)/5-carboxymethylaminomethyluridine(34)-2'-O)-methyltransferase TrmL — MTLHIVLVEPEIPPNTGNIARSCAATGTKLHLVKPLGFSIDDKTLKRAGLDYWPFVDLEVHESLEEFLIEYKDMPMYFATTKGIRSYSEIIYEENAMLVFGKETAGLPRGLIEENKDRTIRIPMGKDTRLRSLNLSNSVNIVLFEALRQLEFPGLE; from the coding sequence TTGACATTGCATATTGTGCTGGTAGAGCCTGAGATTCCTCCTAATACGGGAAATATTGCTCGCTCCTGTGCTGCCACCGGGACGAAGCTGCATTTGGTCAAGCCCCTTGGCTTTTCCATTGATGACAAGACTCTGAAGAGGGCTGGGCTGGACTATTGGCCATTTGTTGATCTTGAGGTGCATGAATCCTTAGAGGAGTTTCTCATAGAATATAAAGACATGCCCATGTATTTCGCGACAACCAAGGGGATCAGAAGCTATTCGGAAATCATTTACGAAGAGAATGCCATGTTGGTCTTCGGAAAGGAAACGGCAGGACTGCCACGGGGGTTGATCGAGGAAAATAAGGACAGAACCATTCGAATTCCAATGGGTAAGGACACCAGGCTGCGATCTTTGAACTTATCAAATTCAGTGAATATCGTGCTCTTTGAAGCACTGCGGCAATTAGAATTTCCTGGATTGGAATAA
- a CDS encoding triose-phosphate isomerase, translating into MRKPFIMGNWKMFKTTKEAVAFAEEFKKLYQSSDVVAGVCAPFTQLAALKDAFKGTDIKVGAQNMHFEENGAFTGEISADMLNELGIEYCVIGHSERRQYFNETDETVNKKLHTAFKHNIIPILCVGEVLEERDAGKEFDVVKTQTVGALKDLIAEQVSALIIAYEPVWAIGTGRTASPEQANEMCGYIRTVIEELYSDEVSEKVIIQYGGSVKPANASELMNMEEIDGALVGGASLVPADFIEIVNF; encoded by the coding sequence ATGAGAAAGCCTTTTATAATGGGCAACTGGAAAATGTTTAAAACAACAAAAGAAGCAGTTGCGTTTGCAGAGGAATTCAAAAAATTATATCAGTCTTCGGACGTTGTTGCAGGCGTATGCGCACCCTTTACACAGCTTGCAGCGTTAAAGGATGCTTTCAAGGGTACCGACATTAAGGTTGGTGCACAGAACATGCACTTTGAAGAAAACGGTGCGTTTACCGGGGAAATTTCAGCAGATATGCTTAATGAACTGGGAATAGAATACTGTGTCATTGGACATTCTGAAAGAAGACAGTATTTCAATGAAACGGACGAAACGGTAAATAAAAAGCTTCACACTGCTTTCAAACATAATATCATTCCGATTCTCTGTGTAGGTGAAGTACTGGAAGAGAGAGATGCCGGCAAAGAGTTTGATGTTGTTAAGACACAGACCGTTGGTGCGCTGAAAGATCTCATAGCTGAGCAGGTATCTGCATTGATCATTGCCTACGAGCCAGTATGGGCGATCGGTACAGGCAGAACAGCTTCACCAGAGCAGGCTAATGAAATGTGCGGCTATATCAGAACGGTTATCGAAGAGCTTTATAGCGATGAAGTATCTGAAAAGGTCATCATTCAGTATGGCGGCAGTGTCAAACCTGCTAACGCATCCGAATTGATGAACATGGAAGAGATTGATGGGGCTCTGGTTGGCGGAGCAAGCCTTGTTCCTGCTGATTTTATTGAAATCGTAAATTTCTAA
- the secG gene encoding preprotein translocase subunit SecG translates to MQIFLMILLSIASLVLIASILLQHGNSAGLSGSIGGGAEQLFGKKKSKGYEAILSKISTVGAIVFILCSLILVAIE, encoded by the coding sequence GTGCAAATATTTCTGATGATATTGCTTTCAATCGCTAGTTTAGTATTGATTGCAAGTATCCTGCTGCAGCACGGCAACAGCGCTGGACTCTCTGGGTCCATTGGCGGCGGCGCGGAACAACTGTTTGGCAAAAAGAAAAGCAAAGGCTATGAAGCGATCTTGAGTAAGATCAGTACCGTTGGTGCCATCGTATTCATTTTGTGCTCGTTGATTCTTGTTGCAATTGAGTAA
- a CDS encoding homoserine dehydrogenase produces the protein MKTIKVGLLGLGNIGTGTYKTLEMNKRQIESTTGVSIEITKILEKDVNRKRDITVTPQQFTQNPDDIFLDPSIDIVIELLGGIEPASTFMLKALQNKKHVVTANKAAVAANYDAFMDAAKENQVMFRYEASVGGGIPILNTLASDLLANEFEEILGIVNGTTNYILTQMTEYGLNYADVLKVAQEKGFAEADPTADVEGIDVANKLSILISLVFGIRVAPQEIPTAGISNISKEDIKLADQFGYKIKLLATAKKVGNQLEAHVQPAFVPKDHPLASVSNEFNAIFVTGNAVDDLMFYGKGAGPLPTGSAVMGDVIEISRAIAKGAAFDHYAETKAKKMLRYVGEGQNKYYVNMMAKDVPGVLGSIATTFGSCGIGVDSVLQLSREVNERREVPLVFILHEVTRARLDEALDKIGKSQFASEIKSIIRVM, from the coding sequence ATGAAAACAATAAAAGTCGGACTTCTCGGGCTTGGTAATATTGGTACCGGAACCTACAAAACACTGGAAATGAATAAAAGGCAGATTGAATCCACCACTGGCGTTTCAATAGAAATCACAAAGATACTGGAAAAAGACGTAAATAGGAAAAGAGACATTACGGTGACTCCGCAGCAGTTTACGCAGAACCCTGACGATATCTTTCTGGATCCTTCCATTGATATTGTCATCGAACTTTTGGGGGGAATTGAACCTGCCAGCACCTTCATGCTGAAGGCTCTCCAGAATAAAAAGCACGTAGTAACGGCAAATAAAGCAGCAGTAGCAGCCAATTATGACGCATTCATGGATGCTGCAAAAGAAAACCAGGTGATGTTTCGCTATGAAGCCAGCGTAGGCGGTGGTATTCCGATTTTGAATACCCTTGCTTCAGATCTTCTTGCTAACGAATTCGAAGAGATCCTGGGTATCGTAAATGGAACTACAAACTATATTCTTACCCAGATGACAGAATATGGACTGAATTATGCGGATGTGCTCAAGGTTGCGCAGGAAAAGGGCTTTGCGGAAGCGGATCCCACTGCTGACGTTGAAGGCATCGATGTAGCCAACAAGCTTTCCATTCTGATCTCTCTGGTTTTTGGAATCCGAGTAGCACCCCAGGAAATCCCTACTGCTGGAATTTCCAACATTTCAAAAGAGGATATCAAGCTTGCGGATCAGTTTGGATATAAAATCAAGCTGCTGGCAACCGCTAAGAAGGTAGGCAATCAGCTGGAAGCACACGTACAGCCAGCTTTTGTTCCCAAAGACCACCCCCTTGCTTCCGTCAGCAATGAGTTCAATGCCATCTTCGTCACCGGAAATGCGGTAGATGACCTGATGTTTTACGGAAAAGGAGCCGGTCCCCTGCCTACAGGAAGTGCAGTTATGGGAGACGTAATTGAAATTTCAAGAGCCATAGCAAAGGGCGCTGCCTTTGATCACTATGCGGAAACAAAAGCGAAAAAGATGCTCCGCTATGTTGGTGAAGGTCAAAACAAATACTATGTCAACATGATGGCAAAAGATGTTCCCGGAGTGCTGGGCAGTATCGCTACAACTTTCGGATCATGCGGCATCGGTGTGGATTCTGTTCTCCAGCTGTCGAGAGAAGTGAACGAGCGCAGAGAAGTACCTCTTGTCTTTATTCTGCACGAGGTAACCAGAGCCCGTCTTGATGAAGCGCTGGATAAAATCGGAAAATCTCAGTTTGCCAGTGAAATAAAAAGTATCATTCGCGTGATGTAG
- the gap gene encoding type I glyceraldehyde-3-phosphate dehydrogenase yields the protein MKTKVGINGFGRIGRNAFKAALAKNADFEIVAINDITNPATLAHLLKYDSCFGKFDGTVEAKSDAIVVNGKEIKILAVRNPEELPWKEMGVEVVLESTGLFTKKADAEKHIKAGAKKVIISAPATDEDITIVMGVNEDKYDPQNHNVLSNASCTTNCLAPFAKVIDEEFGIVRGLMTTIHSYTNDQRILDLPHSDLRRARAAAVSIIPTTTGAAKAVSLVLPQLKGKLNGMAMRVPTPAVSVVDIVFELKKNATKDEVNAALKKASENELKGILGYTEEPLVSIDFKEDERSSIVDALSTMVIEDNMVKVVSWYDNEWGYSNRVVDLMEYVIKKGL from the coding sequence ATGAAAACAAAAGTTGGAATTAACGGATTTGGAAGAATCGGTAGAAACGCATTTAAGGCTGCACTGGCGAAGAACGCAGATTTTGAAATAGTTGCCATCAATGATATCACAAATCCTGCTACTTTAGCTCATCTTTTGAAATATGACAGCTGTTTCGGAAAATTTGACGGAACTGTAGAAGCAAAGTCCGACGCAATCGTTGTTAACGGAAAGGAAATCAAAATCCTTGCTGTAAGAAATCCTGAGGAACTTCCTTGGAAGGAAATGGGAGTTGAAGTTGTTCTGGAATCCACAGGGCTCTTCACAAAGAAAGCTGACGCTGAAAAGCATATCAAAGCTGGCGCAAAGAAAGTTATCATCTCCGCACCTGCAACTGACGAAGATATCACCATCGTTATGGGCGTAAATGAAGACAAGTATGATCCTCAGAATCACAACGTTCTGTCTAATGCTTCCTGCACAACAAACTGCCTCGCACCTTTTGCTAAGGTTATCGATGAAGAATTCGGAATCGTAAGAGGACTGATGACCACAATCCACTCCTATACAAATGATCAGAGAATTCTTGACCTGCCGCACTCCGACCTGAGAAGAGCAAGAGCTGCTGCAGTATCCATCATTCCTACCACAACAGGCGCTGCGAAAGCGGTATCCCTTGTTCTTCCTCAGCTGAAGGGCAAACTGAACGGAATGGCTATGCGTGTACCTACTCCTGCTGTATCCGTAGTTGATATCGTATTCGAACTGAAGAAGAATGCAACGAAAGACGAAGTAAATGCAGCACTGAAGAAGGCTTCTGAAAACGAACTGAAGGGTATCCTGGGCTACACAGAAGAGCCACTGGTATCCATCGACTTCAAAGAAGATGAAAGATCCTCCATCGTCGATGCATTATCCACAATGGTAATCGAAGACAATATGGTTAAGGTTGTTTCCTGGTATGACAATGAATGGGGTTATTCCAACAGAGTCGTTGACTTGATGGAATATGTAATCAAGAAAGGCCTGTAA
- the rpoN gene encoding RNA polymerase factor sigma-54: MRLGYDLTIEQSQKLVMTPELIQAIQILQFNTQELDSYVEEQLLTNPILEITASAPAESEKNAEEFQVKNDDFQAKDNNNEFDWAEHFKEKEYDDISYKQWEYNAEKSEYTYEQFVSSEITLVEHLMFQLQFAPIKQSCRAIGRYMIESLDENGYMTLSVEEIAKEFGVEPEKVTIVLDAIQNFEPAGVGARSLKECLLIQLRHQGKVDPVVEEVINHYLEDIAGNRLNNIAKALGVSVKEIQEVSDLIKGLEPKPGRQFGSANETRYIVPDVTVEKIDSEYIVTVNESSAPKLTISPYYQRMLIDSDKESNISKFLTGRLNSALWLIKSIEQRRQTIYNVVNAVVKYQIDFFDKGPKYLRTLTLKQIADEVGIHESTVSRSINGKYMQSPRGIYEIKYFFTSGVSGNSGEGIASESIKTFIREIVENEDPKSPLSDQAMVEMLTERGIDISRRTVAKYRDEMNLPSSSKRKRY, translated from the coding sequence ATGAGACTTGGGTACGACTTAACAATTGAACAATCGCAGAAACTGGTTATGACTCCTGAGTTGATTCAAGCCATTCAAATCCTGCAGTTCAATACACAGGAACTTGATAGCTACGTAGAGGAGCAGCTGCTGACAAATCCTATTTTGGAAATTACGGCCTCAGCTCCCGCGGAAAGCGAAAAAAACGCAGAAGAGTTTCAGGTCAAAAATGATGATTTTCAGGCAAAGGACAATAATAATGAATTTGACTGGGCAGAGCATTTCAAGGAGAAGGAATACGACGACATCAGTTATAAGCAGTGGGAGTATAACGCGGAAAAAAGCGAATACACTTACGAACAGTTTGTATCTTCTGAAATAACATTGGTGGAGCATCTGATGTTCCAGCTGCAGTTTGCCCCCATCAAACAAAGCTGCCGTGCCATCGGCAGGTATATGATTGAGTCTTTGGACGAAAACGGCTACATGACACTTTCGGTGGAAGAAATCGCCAAGGAGTTTGGGGTTGAACCAGAAAAGGTCACTATCGTACTCGATGCGATTCAAAATTTTGAACCGGCGGGAGTAGGAGCAAGGAGCCTGAAGGAATGTCTTTTGATACAGCTGCGGCACCAAGGAAAAGTTGACCCGGTTGTAGAGGAAGTTATCAACCATTATCTTGAAGACATTGCTGGTAATCGGCTGAACAATATCGCGAAGGCACTTGGTGTTTCCGTAAAAGAGATTCAAGAGGTGAGCGATCTCATTAAGGGTCTGGAACCAAAACCAGGCAGGCAGTTCGGATCAGCAAATGAAACAAGGTATATCGTACCGGATGTTACTGTAGAGAAAATTGATAGTGAATATATTGTCACAGTAAACGAAAGCAGTGCACCGAAGCTTACCATCAGTCCTTACTATCAGAGAATGCTTATTGATTCAGACAAGGAATCAAACATATCAAAATTCCTAACGGGCAGATTAAATTCCGCTCTTTGGCTGATCAAGAGTATCGAGCAAAGAAGGCAAACCATCTACAACGTTGTAAACGCAGTCGTAAAATACCAAATTGACTTCTTTGACAAAGGACCCAAGTATCTAAGAACTCTAACACTCAAACAAATTGCGGACGAGGTGGGCATACATGAATCCACTGTAAGCCGATCCATCAACGGAAAATACATGCAGAGTCCGCGAGGAATCTACGAAATTAAATATTTTTTCACCAGCGGCGTTTCAGGCAACAGCGGAGAGGGTATTGCTTCAGAGAGCATAAAAACTTTCATCAGGGAAATAGTAGAAAATGAAGACCCAAAATCTCCTTTGAGCGATCAAGCCATGGTAGAGATGCTGACGGAAAGAGGAATTGACATTTCAAGAAGAACTGTAGCAAAATATCGGGATGAAATGAATCTTCCCTCTTCTTCGAAGCGGAAACGATATTAG
- a CDS encoding epoxyqueuosine reductase has product MKAMITGEIEEFVKKYEMIEGITTKWGKPLVGFADAKHPLIMELPEIISSAHQLPKDVLPCASIVIAYFVPFTREMNRTNQVQNDIASREWALAYEETNGMFLKLNEHLIASLAGKGVRAAVSPETRTFDRETLISNWSHRHMARAAGLGSFGLNNMLITKQGCCGRFHSLVTNLDVVPDSPDAQEYCLYKKNGSCGICIKRCPAGALSVEGYDRKKCFAVLQKNAMIHTGLGDSYGEAQGELESDEHTESMAVQKSEENKQLGMSTAETKTKGGSDVCGKCIAFAPCAFFC; this is encoded by the coding sequence ATGAAGGCGATGATCACTGGTGAAATTGAGGAATTCGTAAAAAAATATGAAATGATAGAGGGGATCACGACAAAATGGGGGAAGCCTTTGGTCGGTTTTGCTGATGCTAAGCATCCACTGATCATGGAACTGCCCGAAATCATCTCATCCGCTCATCAACTTCCGAAGGATGTTCTGCCCTGTGCTTCCATCGTTATTGCATATTTTGTACCGTTTACGCGTGAGATGAATCGAACGAACCAAGTTCAAAACGATATTGCGTCCAGGGAATGGGCTCTCGCGTATGAAGAGACCAATGGGATGTTCCTCAAATTGAATGAGCATCTCATCGCTTCCTTGGCTGGAAAAGGGGTTCGTGCCGCGGTTTCACCGGAAACCCGCACCTTTGACAGGGAAACGCTCATCAGCAATTGGTCCCATAGGCATATGGCAAGGGCTGCCGGGCTCGGTTCCTTCGGGCTGAACAATATGCTGATTACCAAGCAGGGCTGCTGCGGAAGATTTCATTCACTTGTTACAAATCTTGATGTGGTGCCTGATTCACCAGATGCGCAGGAGTACTGTCTTTACAAGAAAAACGGAAGCTGCGGGATCTGCATCAAGCGTTGTCCTGCAGGGGCCCTATCAGTGGAAGGCTATGACCGAAAAAAGTGCTTTGCGGTGCTGCAAAAGAACGCGATGATTCATACTGGGCTTGGAGATTCGTATGGCGAAGCACAAGGGGAACTTGAATCAGATGAACATACAGAAAGCATGGCGGTTCAGAAGTCGGAAGAAAATAAGCAGCTGGGGATGTCGACAGCAGAAACCAAGACAAAGGGTGGCAGTGATGTCTGCGGTAAATGCATCGCATTTGCTCCCTGTGCATTCTTTTGTTAA